GCCCTGCCACGGACTTAGCCATCAGTTTCAATGTCATACACTCGAAGGGTTTATTAGAACAAAAGTCGTTTATTTCCGGAATTTAACCTCAGCGCTGGGTAAATAGCCGATCCGTTGCGCCACCACCTGTAATGAATCGTCCGATTGTAACGCCAATTTCTCTCCGCCATACACCTGTTAGTCCGGCAAGAAAACAAACGGGATTATACCCGAAGCGAGGCTAACTCCTGCCAGGAAATCAGGCTAATTGCTACAATAGCTAAGCCCAGGCCAAGTTTATTGGCCGTCGAGAGCGATTCTTTAAGGAACAGAGCGGCCATAAGGGCAGCCAGCAGAATAACACCGATGTTGTAGAGTGGATACACAAAGGCGCCATTTCCGCCAAATGCCGACAGGGCCATAACCAGCGTATAGAAACTCAGAAAATTGGGAATACCCAGCGAAACAGCTCCAACCAGATTACGGGGATGAATCCGCTCTTTTCCCTGAATGAGTCGGATGATCAGCATCAACAAACCTGCGACGATTGCCCCGATCACCATAGTCAGGGTTACCTGAATGGTTTTATCGGTCGAAGGAATATAGTGCAGGTTCATGTAGTTGATCATGGTGTTGGTGGCACCATAAAATAGGAATACGCCTATTGGCAGCAGGACATTGGCTCCCAATCGGCCACGCTTTGCGCTGGGGTCAGATGCCGATTCAGGCTTATACGTACTTAACCCAACCGCCACAACGGCCAGGACAAGACCAAAGTAGTTCAGGGCATCGAACACCTTCCCTCCTGTTTTAAAGACAAACAGGCTGAAGCACACCGGTACCACCAGCGAAAGATTGTTCGCCAGCGACGTCGCCGTAATACCCATCCGCTGTGTCGATGCCCCCGACAGCATGAATGTAAGGATGAAGCCAACCCCCAGGCCAAATGCCAGCCAGGTCCAGGTCTGCGAAAAATCAATGGTAAACGACTGCCCGGCGGGTAAGAGCAGCAATCCAGTGAGAAAGCAAACCGGGTAGTTGAACACAATGGCCTGAAACGTATCGACCTGGTAGCGGGGAAATATCCGAAAATTCAGCAGCAACAGCACCGAAAGCAGGATGCTAAGGGCTAAAAAGAGCATGAGCGAACGTAAGATTGGTAATTTTGGGGCTAAGTTAACGGGTCCAATCGGTTGTCGGTGTATCTTTCCTGCCCGAACTCAGCGGTTTCAGTATGAACAGGACGTTGTGTCTTTTGCTTGCCTTACTCATTTCTCCAATCGCATTGGCTTTCGGTCAGAAAAAGCTGTCTCTTTCGGCAGCGATCTCCCCTACTTTTTCTCATACAGTATACAAATTCCGGTATCTCTACCCAGAAAGCGATGGGCAGATTGTGGAGCCTGTTTTCCTGAACGGCAGCCGCTGGGCAACCGGCTTTTCGGCTGGGGTATCCGTCATTCGGGACTATGCCCCCGGCTGGTCATACTCATCGGGTATCTGGTTTCAGCAGCTTACCATACGGCAGGAACGGCAACCCACAGCAGGCGAAGGCACCATCGCGCTTCACAAACGGGTCGTCCGATTTCCAATCCAACTCAATTATTACTCATCGCTCAAACGATTGTCCCCCTTTTTCTCAATGGGTTTCCTGGTCGATCTCCCCATAACCTCGCGGGTGGTCGTAAAGCGAACGGGTGAATCGACCCAATATTTACGGCTACTCGATAAACCGCGACCTATCTTTCTGGGGTTACTGGGTGCAGGGGCTCGCTATAAACTGACCGATCGGTATACATTATCAGCCCAACCCGTATGGAGTTATAACTTTGGGCAATTAGGCGGAGCTAACACGCACGACAACTCATTTGAAGTCAGCCTGTTGATGCACGCGGCCTACGCATTTTGAAAACGTTAACAGCGGGTGCAACCCCAGCCCGACATACGGCATCTTTACATAAACTTCTAGCCTTTGTCCATGCTAACACGTTTTACACCTACCTGCTGGCTTCTGTTTATACTGGTGTTGTCGCTTACACCTACCTTACTCCCTGCGCAAACTAAGGAACTGGAAAGGAATCCAGCTCAGTTCGACGCCTTCATCGACCAACTGATGAAACGGGATAGCATACCGGGTCTGTCCATCGCCATCATCCGGCAGAATAAGCTAGTGTATCACAAAGGTTATGGTCTTACCCGCTCCGATTCGACCCAGAAAGTAACCTCCGAAACCATTTTCGAAGCTGCTTCGCTTACTAAACCTACGTTTGCCTACGCTGTTCTGCAACTGGTGGACCAAGGATTGCTTGACCTGGACAAACCCTTGTGTGAGTACCTTCCCTACTCTGATGTAGCGACTGATGAGCGTTATAAAAAAATCACGGCCCGACTGGTTCTGAGCCACCGAAGTGGCTTACCGAACTGGCGTAAAAACCGACGTTCTTCTGAGCTTGCTATGCTGCGTACGCCCGGCGAACGATTCGGGTATTCGGGCGAAGGTTTTGTGTATCTGCAAAAAGTGGTTGAAAAAATTACGGGCAAGCCCATCAACGAATTCATGGAAGAGCGGGTACTAAACCCACTGGGCATGACCAACAGCGGTTATGTCTGGAAGCCCACATTCGATTCACACGTTGCCCTACCCCATTACGAAGGCGATAACGTTGGCGAAAAATATAAACCCGATCAGGCGAATATGGCCTACTCCTTACAAACCTCGGCCAACGACTACGCCAAATTCATACTGGCCATTCTTACACCAAAGGGCCTGAAAGCGTCAACTGTTGATCAGATACTCAGTCAGCAAACGCAGCTCCCAACCCGCTTTTCGGGCGATTCCTTATCGACCCGGTTGTACTGGGGACTCGGCTTCGGGCTGGAACGCACACCCAACGATACCTATTTCTGGCACTGGGGCGACAATGGAGCGTTCAAATGTTATCTAGTTGGCAGTCGTAGCCGCAAAGATGCCGTTGTATACTTTACCAATTCAGCCACTGGCCTACGATTAATCAGCGACATCACCAAACAGGTAATGGGCTACGATCCGGCAACGTCTGGCTTCCTGGGCTACCAAACCCCTAGAAAGCCATAAACAGGTTATTTTTTAGCCTGACTACTCGGTTAACAATGAAGATTTATCAGCCGCTATTAGTCGCATCCGGTACGCATTCATGGCGGTCCGGCCTAGTTGATTAATCAGCCGATAATTGACAACAATGCCCACCGCTGCTCCGATACCAGGAATCAGTTGGGCCATCTTCGCCAGGTCGATATAGTCGCGATACTCCTGCTGAAAGGTTAGCCAGTCGAACTGATTGATATCTTCCGGTAATTGACGGCTGTGTTCGGGCCAGTTGGCGATGTACTCATATACCACCTGCCGACGCTCCTGGCTCGAAAAGGCCAGTTGAAAGACATACAGAATAAAAACCCGCTCGCGGTAGTCGCTCACCGAAAAACCATACAGGCTGGCAATTTCGAACAGCATTTTCATTTTTAACGCCAACAGAATGGGAAAATCGGCCAGTCCGAGCCAAAACCCACCTGCCCCGGTTACCCCACCTTCAGCCGCGCTGGTTTTCCGATAAAAATCGATCCGTTTTGCTACAGCCGCGTCGCGTTGTGTAAGTGTCTGTCCTTCTACTGGGGGCTTGTTCAGAAACTCAGCCCCAAATAAAACCGCCCGTGTCATCTGCTTAATCGTCCCTGTAATAATGGCATGGACCCGATCGGGAATGATGCGATTTATTCGGCGCTGCAACGACGTTGAGAGCTTGCCAAAGGCGGATGGCGGCTTCTGCATGGCCTGTTGCCAGCGGATCAATTCGTTTCGAACCGCTCGTTCGTAAGCAATCATACTGTTATTTTTAACTAAAAAGTAATATCTTGAGCGAATTAAACCTGTGGTCAGGCTGTTGTAAGTTTGTACATCCTCATAAACCCATAAACAATTACTTATTTATTGGCATGAAGAATGTTTTTTTGCTTTTGGTAGGTTTGTCCATAGTTTATTTGGCTACCACCGGATACAAATCCACTCGTAACGTTACTCTAGCAGCCGCAGCGCCTAAGGCGGCAACGACATTAAAACTTAATTCAACGGGGCATCTCGCTATTTATGACCAACTTAACTTAGCACAGACCGGTTTACAGCGTAGTGTTTTTGAATATGCCCTCCGTGGCTGGCAGAAAATGGACACGGCCAAATCCATGCTGACGATAGTCGATCTGAGCCAACCCTCGAATCGTAAACGACTCTATGTGGTGGATTTGTTCAACAAAAAGCTGCTTTTCAACACCTATGTTGCGCATGGACGAAACTCAGGCGATCTGGTGGCTAATCAATTCTCTAATACGCAGTCCTCGTTTCAGTCGAGCCTGGGCTTTTATCAGACCCTGAGCACCTACATGGGTAAACACGGTTTGTCGCTCCAACTGAAAGGACTGGAGAAAGGCTTTAACGACAATGTCTACAATCGAAATATTGTCCTTCACGGAGCCGATTATGTTTGTGAAGACATTATTCGAAAAACTGGGCGTTTAGGCCGCAGTCAGGGTTGCCCAGCCGTTCCCTATGCCGACTCGAAAGGCATTATACAGGCGGTCAAAGGTGGTTCCTGCCTATTCGTCTATGCGCCCAATTCAGACTATCTGGCTCAGTCGACTTACTTAGCCCAGCCATACACGTCTTTATAAAACCGAAGTTTTCCTGTGGCATCTACATCGGCAAGATTATAGGTGATAAA
This window of the Spirosoma aerolatum genome carries:
- a CDS encoding serine hydrolase domain-containing protein, translating into MLTRFTPTCWLLFILVLSLTPTLLPAQTKELERNPAQFDAFIDQLMKRDSIPGLSIAIIRQNKLVYHKGYGLTRSDSTQKVTSETIFEAASLTKPTFAYAVLQLVDQGLLDLDKPLCEYLPYSDVATDERYKKITARLVLSHRSGLPNWRKNRRSSELAMLRTPGERFGYSGEGFVYLQKVVEKITGKPINEFMEERVLNPLGMTNSGYVWKPTFDSHVALPHYEGDNVGEKYKPDQANMAYSLQTSANDYAKFILAILTPKGLKASTVDQILSQQTQLPTRFSGDSLSTRLYWGLGFGLERTPNDTYFWHWGDNGAFKCYLVGSRSRKDAVVYFTNSATGLRLISDITKQVMGYDPATSGFLGYQTPRKP
- a CDS encoding EcsC family protein; this encodes MIAYERAVRNELIRWQQAMQKPPSAFGKLSTSLQRRINRIIPDRVHAIITGTIKQMTRAVLFGAEFLNKPPVEGQTLTQRDAAVAKRIDFYRKTSAAEGGVTGAGGFWLGLADFPILLALKMKMLFEIASLYGFSVSDYRERVFILYVFQLAFSSQERRQVVYEYIANWPEHSRQLPEDINQFDWLTFQQEYRDYIDLAKMAQLIPGIGAAVGIVVNYRLINQLGRTAMNAYRMRLIAADKSSLLTE
- a CDS encoding murein L,D-transpeptidase catalytic domain family protein, with product MKNVFLLLVGLSIVYLATTGYKSTRNVTLAAAAPKAATTLKLNSTGHLAIYDQLNLAQTGLQRSVFEYALRGWQKMDTAKSMLTIVDLSQPSNRKRLYVVDLFNKKLLFNTYVAHGRNSGDLVANQFSNTQSSFQSSLGFYQTLSTYMGKHGLSLQLKGLEKGFNDNVYNRNIVLHGADYVCEDIIRKTGRLGRSQGCPAVPYADSKGIIQAVKGGSCLFVYAPNSDYLAQSTYLAQPYTSL